A segment of the Prochlorococcus marinus CUG1438 genome:
GATTTTTCACTACATGAGATTGTTCTTTACTATTATGGTATAAGTAATAAATTGATTTTGGATAATTTAGATTCGAAGTTAAATAATCAAATCGCGATACTTATCTGTGGACATGGGAGTAGAAATAAACTAGCCATTAATGAATTTCAAGAATTAACTAATTTCATCCAAAAAAGATATCCAAATTTTTTAGTTGAATATGGTTTCTTGGAATTTGCTAAACCTTCGATTGTTGATGCTTTAGATAAGTTAAAAGATCTTTCTATAAAAAAAGTAATTGCAATACCTGCAATGCTTTTCGCTGCTGGACATGTAAAAAATGATATACCTAGTCTGCTTATGAATTATTCAAGTAAAACAGGAATTGAAATAATTTATGGAAGAGAATTAGGTATTAATAATTTAATGATTAGTGCAGCTTGTGAAAGAGTAAAAGATGTATTTAAACAAAATAATAATCTCAAACCTGAAGAATCATTATTAGTTGTTGTGGGTAGAGGCTCTTCTGACCCAGATGCGAATTCCAATGTTTCAAAAATTACGAGAATGATCGTAGAGGGTATTGGTTTAGGGTGGGGGGAAACAGTTTTTTCTGGAGTAACTTTCCCTCTTGTTGAACCAGGCTTGAAAAATGTTGTG
Coding sequences within it:
- a CDS encoding sirohydrochlorin chelatase, translating into MELQANYDFSLHEIVLYYYGISNKLILDNLDSKLNNQIAILICGHGSRNKLAINEFQELTNFIQKRYPNFLVEYGFLEFAKPSIVDALDKLKDLSIKKVIAIPAMLFAAGHVKNDIPSLLMNYSSKTGIEIIYGRELGINNLMISAACERVKDVFKQNNNLKPEESLLVVVGRGSSDPDANSNVSKITRMIVEGIGLGWGETVFSGVTFPLVEPGLKNVVRLGYKNIIVFPYFLFSGVLVTRIKRQSDLVAINNPNISFIHAKYLSSQTYVVDTFVERIEEILNNEGNNFMNCSTCKYRSNLFGFEKEVGMAQESHHDHVEGLGISCDLCDPECNGACEIQNQIPTHNQEKSDMGGGDYLEHEHVEVHRHEHNQHHHSIYPNSKHPLGPVTLRLPNKD